Proteins from a single region of Chanodichthys erythropterus isolate Z2021 chromosome 13, ASM2448905v1, whole genome shotgun sequence:
- the traf2b gene encoding TNF receptor-associated factor 2 isoform X1 — protein MDKKCIPKLCMTYKNESVTSEMISTAATVGKWKAMARPSLPSSLDSTLPGISREVLSVSMEPKYQCQQCKEILRKPFQAQCGHRFCVFCFKQLTSSGPIPCEACRAEGIFEEAMSMLNITVAFPDNAARREIDSLPAKCPNDGCSWSGTLKDYEGQHEGRCDFERVKCEACQAVILLSEKDRHNERECEARTLNCKYCKVTFNFKEIKAHDEICQKFPMQCKDCGKKKIPREKFQEHTKSCAKSKSACQFSEIGCRAVVDNGKQQEHEQTSVMEHLRLMLSVLSSVRLRAEGAGEWQEDSGLGLYRGPEDAPPAGPHAAAHNAGRGGGPGVQQKVTALENIVCVLNREVERSALTLEALSRQHRLDQEKIENLSNKVRQLERTLTMRDLQLAESEQSLRELQFCTYDGVFIWKIADFSRRRQDAVGGRAPAMFSPAPFFCSSAFYSSKYGYKMCLRLYLNGDGTGRGTHLSLFFVVMRGKYDALLKWPFSQKVTLMLLDQNNREHIIDAFRPDVSSTSFQRPISEMNIASGCPLFCPLAKLAGKSSYLRDDTIFIKAIVDLTGL, from the exons ATGATCAGCACTGCTGCCACTGTGGGTAAATGGAAGGCAATGGCACGTCCATCTTTACCATCCTCATTGGATTCCACATTGCCTGGGATATCTCGAGAAGTGTTGTCAGTCTCCATGGAACCAAAATATCAATGCCAGCAATGCAAAGAGATTCTTAGGAAACCTTTCCAAGCACAGTGTGGACATCGCTTCTGTGTGTTCTGTTTCAAACAACTCACCAG CTCAGGGCCCATACCCTGCGAAGCCTGTCGTGCTGAGGGTATATTTGAAGAGGCAATGTCTATGCTCAATATTACAGTG GCATTTCCTGATAATGCAGCACGAAGAGAAATTGATAGCTTGCCTGCCAAATGCCCAAATGATGGTTGTAGTTGGTCTGGTACACTGAAAGACTATGAG GGTCAACATGAAGGTCGTTGTGACTTTGAACGTGTAAAATGTGAAGCATGCCAAGCAGTCATCTTGCTTAGCGAGAAAGATCGCCATAATGAGCGGGAATGCGAGGCCAGAACCCTGAACTGCAAATACTGCAAGGTCACATTCAACTTTAAGGAAATTAAG GCTCATGATGAAATATGTCAGAAATTTCCCATGCAATGCAAAGACTGTGGTAAAAAGAAAATCCCCAGAGAGAAG TTCCAGGAGCACACCAAATCTTGTGCAAAGTCCAAGTCGGCATGCCAGTTCAGTGAGATTGGCTGCAGGGCAGTG GTTGACAATGGTAAGCAGCAGGAGCATGAGCAGACCAGTGTGATGGAGCATTTGCGTCTTATGCTATCTGTGCTGTCCTCTGTGCGCCTGCGAGCCGAGGGGGCTGGAGAGTGGCAGGAAGATTCCGGGCTGGGATTGTATCGCGGACCTGAAGATGCACCTCCGGCGGGGCCTCATGCAGCCGCCCATAATGCAGGAAGAGGAGGAGGTCCTGGTGTGCAGCAGAAAGTCACAGCTTTGGAGAACATAGTGTGTGTGTTGAATAGAGAGGTGGAACGCTCAGCCCTCACCCTGGAGGCACTATCCCGGCAACATCGGCTAGACCAGGAAAAGATCGAGAATTTGTCAAATAAG GTGCGACAGCTGGAACGGACTTTAACTATGCGAGACCTGCAGTTAGCAGAATCTGAGCAGTCTTTGCGTGAGCTGCAGTTCTGCACATACGATGGAGTTTTCATTTGGAAAATTGCAGACTTCTCTCGACGCAGACAAGATGCAGTGGGGGGGCGAGCACCTGCCATGTTCTCACCTG CACCTTTCTTCTGTTCTTCAGCATTCTACTCCAGTAAATATGGGTATAAGATGTGTCTGAGACTCTACCTGAACGGTGACGGCACAGGTCGGGGCACTCACCTCTCCCTGTTCTTTGTGGTCATGAGGGGCAAATATGATGCACTGCTGAAGTGGCCCTTCAGCCAGAAG GTGACATTGATGCTGTTGGACCAGAACAACAGAGAGCACATCATTGATGCCTTTAGGCCTGATGTAAGCTCCACATCCTTCCAGAGACCCATCAGTGAGATGAACATTGCTAGCGGTTGTCCTCTGTTCTGCCCCCTCGCCAAGCTGGCAGGCAAAAGCTCGTATCTGAGAGATGAC
- the traf2b gene encoding TNF receptor-associated factor 2 isoform X3: protein MISTAATVGKWKAMARPSLPSSLDSTLPGISREVLSVSMEPKYQCQQCKEILRKPFQAQCGHRFCVFCFKQLTSSGPIPCEACRAEGIFEEAMSMLNITVAFPDNAARREIDSLPAKCPNDGCSWSGTLKDYEGQHEGRCDFERVKCEACQAVILLSEKDRHNERECEARTLNCKYCKVTFNFKEIKAHDEICQKFPMQCKDCGKKKIPREKFQEHTKSCAKSKSACQFSEIGCRAVVDNGKQQEHEQTSVMEHLRLMLSVLSSVRLRAEGAGEWQEDSGLGLYRGPEDAPPAGPHAAAHNAGRGGGPGVQQKVTALENIVCVLNREVERSALTLEALSRQHRLDQEKIENLSNKVRQLERTLTMRDLQLAESEQSLRELQFCTYDGVFIWKIADFSRRRQDAVGGRAPAMFSPAPFFCSSAFYSSKYGYKMCLRLYLNGDGTGRGTHLSLFFVVMRGKYDALLKWPFSQKVTLMLLDQNNREHIIDAFRPDVSSTSFQRPISEMNIASGCPLFCPLAKLAGKSSYLRDDTIFIKAIVDLTGL from the exons ATGATCAGCACTGCTGCCACTGTGGGTAAATGGAAGGCAATGGCACGTCCATCTTTACCATCCTCATTGGATTCCACATTGCCTGGGATATCTCGAGAAGTGTTGTCAGTCTCCATGGAACCAAAATATCAATGCCAGCAATGCAAAGAGATTCTTAGGAAACCTTTCCAAGCACAGTGTGGACATCGCTTCTGTGTGTTCTGTTTCAAACAACTCACCAG CTCAGGGCCCATACCCTGCGAAGCCTGTCGTGCTGAGGGTATATTTGAAGAGGCAATGTCTATGCTCAATATTACAGTG GCATTTCCTGATAATGCAGCACGAAGAGAAATTGATAGCTTGCCTGCCAAATGCCCAAATGATGGTTGTAGTTGGTCTGGTACACTGAAAGACTATGAG GGTCAACATGAAGGTCGTTGTGACTTTGAACGTGTAAAATGTGAAGCATGCCAAGCAGTCATCTTGCTTAGCGAGAAAGATCGCCATAATGAGCGGGAATGCGAGGCCAGAACCCTGAACTGCAAATACTGCAAGGTCACATTCAACTTTAAGGAAATTAAG GCTCATGATGAAATATGTCAGAAATTTCCCATGCAATGCAAAGACTGTGGTAAAAAGAAAATCCCCAGAGAGAAG TTCCAGGAGCACACCAAATCTTGTGCAAAGTCCAAGTCGGCATGCCAGTTCAGTGAGATTGGCTGCAGGGCAGTG GTTGACAATGGTAAGCAGCAGGAGCATGAGCAGACCAGTGTGATGGAGCATTTGCGTCTTATGCTATCTGTGCTGTCCTCTGTGCGCCTGCGAGCCGAGGGGGCTGGAGAGTGGCAGGAAGATTCCGGGCTGGGATTGTATCGCGGACCTGAAGATGCACCTCCGGCGGGGCCTCATGCAGCCGCCCATAATGCAGGAAGAGGAGGAGGTCCTGGTGTGCAGCAGAAAGTCACAGCTTTGGAGAACATAGTGTGTGTGTTGAATAGAGAGGTGGAACGCTCAGCCCTCACCCTGGAGGCACTATCCCGGCAACATCGGCTAGACCAGGAAAAGATCGAGAATTTGTCAAATAAG GTGCGACAGCTGGAACGGACTTTAACTATGCGAGACCTGCAGTTAGCAGAATCTGAGCAGTCTTTGCGTGAGCTGCAGTTCTGCACATACGATGGAGTTTTCATTTGGAAAATTGCAGACTTCTCTCGACGCAGACAAGATGCAGTGGGGGGGCGAGCACCTGCCATGTTCTCACCTG CACCTTTCTTCTGTTCTTCAGCATTCTACTCCAGTAAATATGGGTATAAGATGTGTCTGAGACTCTACCTGAACGGTGACGGCACAGGTCGGGGCACTCACCTCTCCCTGTTCTTTGTGGTCATGAGGGGCAAATATGATGCACTGCTGAAGTGGCCCTTCAGCCAGAAG GTGACATTGATGCTGTTGGACCAGAACAACAGAGAGCACATCATTGATGCCTTTAGGCCTGATGTAAGCTCCACATCCTTCCAGAGACCCATCAGTGAGATGAACATTGCTAGCGGTTGTCCTCTGTTCTGCCCCCTCGCCAAGCTGGCAGGCAAAAGCTCGTATCTGAGAGATGAC
- the traf2b gene encoding TNF receptor-associated factor 2 isoform X2, which yields MDKKCIPKLCMTYKNESVTSEMISTAATVGKWKAMARPSLPSSLDSTLPGISREVLSVSMEPKYQCQQCKEILRKPFQAQCGHRFCVFCFKQLTSSGPIPCEACRAEGIFEEAMSMLNITVAFPDNAARREIDSLPAKCPNDGCSWSGTLKDYEGQHEGRCDFERVKCEACQAVILLSEKDRHNERECEARTLNCKYCKVTFNFKEIKAHDEICQKFPMQCKDCGKKKIPREKFQEHTKSCAKSKSACQFSEIGCRAVVDNGKQQEHEQTSVMEHLRLMLSVLSSVRLRAEGAGEWQEDSGLGLYRGPEDAPPAGPHAAAHNAGRGGGPGVQQKVTALENIVCVLNREVERSALTLEALSRQHRLDQEKIENLSNKVRQLERTLTMRDLQLAESEQSLRELQFCTYDGVFIWKIADFSRRRQDAVGGRAPAMFSPAFYSSKYGYKMCLRLYLNGDGTGRGTHLSLFFVVMRGKYDALLKWPFSQKVTLMLLDQNNREHIIDAFRPDVSSTSFQRPISEMNIASGCPLFCPLAKLAGKSSYLRDDTIFIKAIVDLTGL from the exons ATGATCAGCACTGCTGCCACTGTGGGTAAATGGAAGGCAATGGCACGTCCATCTTTACCATCCTCATTGGATTCCACATTGCCTGGGATATCTCGAGAAGTGTTGTCAGTCTCCATGGAACCAAAATATCAATGCCAGCAATGCAAAGAGATTCTTAGGAAACCTTTCCAAGCACAGTGTGGACATCGCTTCTGTGTGTTCTGTTTCAAACAACTCACCAG CTCAGGGCCCATACCCTGCGAAGCCTGTCGTGCTGAGGGTATATTTGAAGAGGCAATGTCTATGCTCAATATTACAGTG GCATTTCCTGATAATGCAGCACGAAGAGAAATTGATAGCTTGCCTGCCAAATGCCCAAATGATGGTTGTAGTTGGTCTGGTACACTGAAAGACTATGAG GGTCAACATGAAGGTCGTTGTGACTTTGAACGTGTAAAATGTGAAGCATGCCAAGCAGTCATCTTGCTTAGCGAGAAAGATCGCCATAATGAGCGGGAATGCGAGGCCAGAACCCTGAACTGCAAATACTGCAAGGTCACATTCAACTTTAAGGAAATTAAG GCTCATGATGAAATATGTCAGAAATTTCCCATGCAATGCAAAGACTGTGGTAAAAAGAAAATCCCCAGAGAGAAG TTCCAGGAGCACACCAAATCTTGTGCAAAGTCCAAGTCGGCATGCCAGTTCAGTGAGATTGGCTGCAGGGCAGTG GTTGACAATGGTAAGCAGCAGGAGCATGAGCAGACCAGTGTGATGGAGCATTTGCGTCTTATGCTATCTGTGCTGTCCTCTGTGCGCCTGCGAGCCGAGGGGGCTGGAGAGTGGCAGGAAGATTCCGGGCTGGGATTGTATCGCGGACCTGAAGATGCACCTCCGGCGGGGCCTCATGCAGCCGCCCATAATGCAGGAAGAGGAGGAGGTCCTGGTGTGCAGCAGAAAGTCACAGCTTTGGAGAACATAGTGTGTGTGTTGAATAGAGAGGTGGAACGCTCAGCCCTCACCCTGGAGGCACTATCCCGGCAACATCGGCTAGACCAGGAAAAGATCGAGAATTTGTCAAATAAG GTGCGACAGCTGGAACGGACTTTAACTATGCGAGACCTGCAGTTAGCAGAATCTGAGCAGTCTTTGCGTGAGCTGCAGTTCTGCACATACGATGGAGTTTTCATTTGGAAAATTGCAGACTTCTCTCGACGCAGACAAGATGCAGTGGGGGGGCGAGCACCTGCCATGTTCTCACCTG CATTCTACTCCAGTAAATATGGGTATAAGATGTGTCTGAGACTCTACCTGAACGGTGACGGCACAGGTCGGGGCACTCACCTCTCCCTGTTCTTTGTGGTCATGAGGGGCAAATATGATGCACTGCTGAAGTGGCCCTTCAGCCAGAAG GTGACATTGATGCTGTTGGACCAGAACAACAGAGAGCACATCATTGATGCCTTTAGGCCTGATGTAAGCTCCACATCCTTCCAGAGACCCATCAGTGAGATGAACATTGCTAGCGGTTGTCCTCTGTTCTGCCCCCTCGCCAAGCTGGCAGGCAAAAGCTCGTATCTGAGAGATGAC